The following proteins are co-located in the Styela clava chromosome 15, kaStyClav1.hap1.2, whole genome shotgun sequence genome:
- the LOC120333905 gene encoding lysosomal phospholipase A and acyltransferase-like has product MKFQFGVWLFLCISSRFNVSSGSEAGAAPHGFAPVIIVPGDGASPIDAKIKAKSNCDSRKEWFRMWLNVEDIMLGRFPCTAKNMMLNFNLTTNTSHVQPGVETQIPGWGTAHTVEYVDDHAFARIFHIAFDAAYLVQAMVSWGYTRDVSIRGAPYDFRFAMASQPEWCVRFKLLVEDTYVANNNRKVSIISHSMGGFFATWFLNRQSQVWKDKFIHSFIALSTPWGGSNKALQSITSGYNFNVPLVNVRDCKMIQRTFESNYLMMPNYLFHKPNHIFIKTPKYNFSLNPEDLDLYFEASNNKVGKLIYEKIMRENRLKRTKGGMLFEHPRVKTYCFYGVGLPTPGLFYYPKNFPDQQPVIQKVSGDFTLVHESLRGCKIWEEDFVKNNASDEKLFTEVHELPGVSHIGIFGDPRTQEKIKLILSDL; this is encoded by the exons ATGAAGTTCCAGTTCGGagtttggttatttttatgtatatcaTCCCGCTTCAACGTTAGCTCTG GAAGTGAAGCTGGTGCTGCACCGCATGGATTCGCTCCTGTGATTATTGTACCAGGCGATGGTGCCTCGCCTATCGATGCAAAGATTAAAGCAAAATCAAACTGTGATTCAAGGAAAGAATGGTTTCGAATGTGGCTTAACGTTGAA GATATAATGCTCGGTCGTTTTCCCTGTACTGCAAAGAACATGATGCTGAATTTTAATCTCACCACAAACACGAGTCACGTCCAGCCTGGTGTAGAAACCCAGATTCCAGGATGGGGAACTGCCCACACTGTTGAATACGTCGACGACCACGCGTTTGCGAGGATCTTCCACATTGCCTTTGATGCAGCATACTTAGTACAAG CCATGGTATCATGGGGATATACCAGAGATGTTTCGATCAGAGGAGCGCCGTACGATTTCAGATTTGCAATGGCTTCACAGCCAGAATGGTGTGTAAG atttaaaCTTCTGGTTGAAGATACATATGTAGCAAATAACAATCGAAAAGTATCGATAATATCTCATAGTATGGGTGGATTTTTTGCCACTTGGTTTTTGAACAGGCAATCACAAGTATGGAAG GATAAGTTCATTCATTCTTTCATTGCTTTGTCGACACCTTGGGGAGGATCAAATAAAGCTCTTCAGTCAATAACATCAGGCTATAATTTCAATGTACCGCTGGTAAATGTACGAGATTGCAAAATGATCCAGAGAACATTTGAATCAA ATTATCTGATGATGCCGAACTATCTCTTCCACAAGCCTAATCATATTTTCATCAAGACCCCGAAGTACAATTTCTCGCTGAACCCGGAAGATCTTGATTTATACTTCGAGGCCTCAAACAACAAAGTTGGAAAACTAATTTATGAAAAGATAATGCGCGAAAACAGACTCAAGCGCACGAAAGGCGGAATGCTTTTTGAGCACCCAAGAGTTAAAACATATTGCTTTTATGGGGTTGGTCTTCCTACTCCAGGGTTGTTTTATTACCCCAAAAATTTTCCTGACCAACAACCGGTTATACAAAAAGTTAGTGGTGATTTTACATTGGTTCATGAAAGCCTACGTGGGTGTAAAATATGGGAAGaagattttgttaaaaataacgCGTCGGATGAAAAGTTATTCACAGAGGTTCACGAATTACCTGGTGTATCTCATATAGGTATATTTGGTGATCCGAGAACTCAAGAAAAAATTAAGTTAATTTTGTCTGATTTGTGA